In Aptenodytes patagonicus chromosome 22, bAptPat1.pri.cur, whole genome shotgun sequence, one DNA window encodes the following:
- the DCLRE1B gene encoding 5' exonuclease Apollo: protein MQGEPALRGRHIDRLYLDNTHCHPHRPLPSRQHATRQAAHVIRMHPRHQVVIGVYSLGKEALLVDLAMEFSTWVVVSPWRLEQMRLLELPDVFTTEEGAGWIRAVDITEIRWDTLVSWNTLHPTIAILPTGRPVKVTHPNIYPVLYSDHSSFSELCEFVKWLKPCSVIPIVRGGICQAYFQKYLSSAPQALPDLKIPKPVQESVQQQSKRKAQEPRRLLKRAARHSVPRGVVYESPEKHTEKSEEFMGVKVLQQNCCESAFCSEGCTCCHPGKEKGKEELSGEQPGVARAASAVSQAPVSDEHFPTGFAGQYLLTPLNILKQNSSQKFDKLVEDFFRRGEAS from the exons ATGCAGGGTGAGCCGGCGCTGAGGGGCCGCCACATTGACCGCCTCTACCTGGACAACACCCACTGCCACCCGCACCGGCCCCTGCCCTCGCGGCAGCATGCCACGCGCCAGGCCGCCCACGTCATCCGCATGCACCCACGACACCAAGTCGTCATCG GTGTGTACAGCCTGGGGAAGGAGGCACTGCTGGTGGACCTGGCAATGGAGTTCAGCACCTGGGTTGTGGTGAGCCCCTGGCGCCTGGAGCAGATGcggctgctggagctgcctgaTGTGTTCACCACCGAGGAGGGGGCTGGCTGGATCCGTGCTGTGGATATCACTGAGATCCGCTGGGATACCCTTGTCAGCTGGAACACGCTGCACCCTACCATTGCCATCCTCCCTACCGGCAGGCCCGTGAAGGTCACCCACCCCAACATCTACCCCGTTCTGTACTCGGATCACTCATCCTTTTCGGAGCTGTGCGAGTTTGTGAAGTGGCTGAAACCTTGCTCGGTCATTCCAATTGTGAGGGGCGGCATATGCCAGGCTTACTTTCAGAAATACCTAAGTTCTGCCCCCCAGGCACTTCCTGACCTCAAAATCCCAAAGCCTGTGCAAGAGTCTgtacagcagcaaagcaaaaggaaggcGCAGGAACCCAGGCGTCTCTTGAAAAGAGCTGCCCGGCATTCTGTGCCCCGAGGAGTTGTTTATGAGTCCCCAgagaaacatactgaaaaatcTGAAGAGTTCATGGGTGTTAAGGTtcttcagcagaactgctgtGAGTCAGCTTTCTGCTCAGAAGGTTGCACTTGTTGTCACCCaggcaaggagaaaggaaaggaagagctgaGTGGAGAACAGCCAGGAGTAGCAAGAGCAGCTAGCGCTGTTAGCCAGGCACCTGTTTCTGATGAGCACTTTCCAACTGGATTTGCAGGGCAGTATTTACTCACTCCCTTAAATATCCTAAAGCAGAATTCCTCACAGAAATTTGACAAGCTGGTAGAAGATTTCTTTAGGAGGGGAGAAGCGTCCTAA
- the AP4B1 gene encoding AP-4 complex subunit beta-1 isoform X2: MPYLGGEEALRELRRALANPHVQADRLRYRAAVLRVIRHMAQGADVSGLFPEMVKASAAADVVQKKLVSLYVRAQAPRQPQLALLAVNTLRKDCAHPSPAVRGLALRSMCGLRMPGIQEYLQQPLLSGLRDKASYVRRAAVLGCAKMLKLQGDSEVDGALVNELYSLLRDQDPIVVVNCLRALEEILKKEGGVVINKPIAHHLLNRPRSEEELFDILNLLDGYLKSSSPSVVMAATKLFLVLAREYPHVQADVLVRVKGPLLSACTSESRELCFTALCHVRQILGSLPGHFSSHYKKFFCSYSEPHYIKCQKMEVLCELVNDENVQQVLEELKGYCTDVSVELAQGAIFAIGNIARTYTEQCVGILTELLGLQQEHITSAVVQAFRDLVWLCPQCTDAVCRALPSCEDAIQDSEGKRALIWLLGAHGEKVPNAPYVLEEFVENVKSEMFPAVKMELLTALVRLFLSRPAECQDMLGRLLYYCIEEEMDMAVRDRGLFYYRLLQSGVEEVKWVLCSPKSDPSLGLLEDQTERPVNTWASEFNTLAPVYGRERWALVTAHQPAEPSYACSSCTDSRNSDTESLISEGSKEVLKVHPNTGSLTLIPDVYLTAEQFEKTWLSLDMSCHLSLPWCGTVHPDTIQTALHVVHIQTIAMSKAGVQPWKAYLSAQDDAGCLFLTELLLEAADSEMQVSVKQSEAKPEALQTFISALRTVMGAVAGLGS, encoded by the exons ATGCCGTACCTGGGCGGCGAGGAGGCGCTGCGGGAGCTCCGCCGGGCCCTGGCCAACCCGCACGTGCAGGCGGACCGGCTGCGGTACCGCGCCGCCGTCCTGCGCGTCATCCG GCACATGGCGCAGGGCGCGGACGTGTCGGGGCTGTTCCCGGAGATGGTGAAGGCCAGCGCGGCGGCCGACgtggtgcagaagaagctggtgTCGCTGTACGTGCGGGCGCAGGCCCCGCGGCAGCCGCAGCTGGCGCTGCTGGCCGTCAACACGCTGCGCAAGGACTGCGCCCACCCCAGCCCCGCCGTGCGGGGGCTCGCCCTCCGCAGCATGTGCGGCCTCAG gatGCCCGGCATTCAGGAGTACCTCCAGCAGCCCCTCCTCAGCGGCCTGCGGGACAAGGCCTCCTACGTGCGGAGAGCGGCCGTGCTCGGCTGCGCCAAGATGCTGAAGCTGCAGGGGGACTCCGAAGTGG ATGGTGCGTTGGTGAATGAGCTATACAGTTTGCTTCGTGATCAGGATCCTATTGTAGTCGTGAATTGTCTGAGGGCCTTAGAAGAGATCttgaagaaggagggaggagtTGTCATCAACAAACCCATTGCCCATCATCTCCTCaacag ACCCCGCAGTGAGGAGGAACTCTTCGACATACTCAATTTACTGGATGGCTATCTCAAAAGCAGCAGCCCCAGCGTTGTGATGGCAGCCACCAAGCTTTTCCTAGTGCTGGCCAGGGAGTACCCACATGTGCAGGCAGATGTTTTGGTGAGAGTGAAGGGACCGCTGCTGTCTGCCTGCACTTCTGAGAGCAGGGAGCTCTGCTTCACTGCGCTGTGCCATGTGCGTCAGATCCTTGGTAGCCTTCCTGGCCATTTTAGCAGCCACTACAAAAAGTTCTTCTGTTCGTATTCAGAGCCCCACTACATCAAATGCCAGAAGATGGAGGTGTTGTGTGAGCTGGTGAATGACGAAAACGTACAGCAAGTGCTGGAGGAGCTGAAGGGCTATTGCACTGATGTATCGGTAGAGCTTGCCCAAGGGGCGATCTTCGCCATAG GCAATATTGCTAGGACGTACACAGAACAGTGCGTAGGGATTCTGACAGAGCTCCTGGGGCTTCAGCAGGAACATATCACTTCAG CGGTAGTACAGGCTTTTCGGGACCTGGTTTGGCTGTGTCCCCAGTGCACGGATGCAGTGTGTCGGGCACTGCCTAGCTGTGAGGACGCCATCCAGGACAGTGAG GGCAAGCGCGCGCTGATCTGGCTCCTGGGCGCACATGGTGAGAAAGTACCGAATGCCCCCTATGTTTTAGAGGAGTTTGTGGAGAACGTGAAATCAGAGATGTTCCCAGCAGTGAAGATGGAGCTTCTGACAGCATTGGTGCGACTTTTCCTGTCTCGTCCTGCTGAGTGTCAGGACATGCTAGGGAGACTGCTCTATTACTGCATAG AGGAGGAGATGGATATGGCAGTACGAGACCGTGGATTGTTCTACTATCGCCTTTTGCAGTCTGGTGTGGAAGAAGTGAAATGGGTCCTGTGTAGCCCCAAGTCTGACCCCTCTCTGGGGCTCCTGGAAGACCAAACTGAGCGACCTGTGAATACATGGGCTTCAGAGTTTAATACTCTTGCACCAGTTTATGGCAGAGAACGCTGGGCACTCGTCACTGCTCACCAGCCAGCAGAACCCTCTTACGCTTGTTCTTCTTGTACTGACTCCAGGAACAGCGACACAG AGTCACTGATTTCTGAAGGGAGTAAAGAAGTCCTCAAGGTTCATCCCAATACAGGCAGCCTGACCTTAATTCCTGATGTTTACCTGACTGCAGAACAGTTTGAGAAGACCTGGCTGAGCTTGGACATGAGCTgccacctctccctgccctggtgtGGGACTGTTCATCCGGATACCATACAGACGGCTCTTCACGTTGTCCACATCCAGACTATTGCTATGAGCAAAGCTGGCGTCCAGCCGTGGAAAGCTTATCTCAGTGCTCAGGATGACGCAGGTTGCCTCTTCCTAACAGAGCTTTTGCTTGAGGCGGCAGATTCAGAGATGCAGGTTTCAGTGAAGCAGAGTGAGGCAAAGCCGGAGGCACTGCAAACCTTTATTTCGGCGTTAAGGACGGTCATGGGGGCAGTTGCCGGACTGGGGTCCTGA
- the AP4B1 gene encoding AP-4 complex subunit beta-1 isoform X3, with protein sequence MPYLGGEEALRELRRALANPHVQADRLRYRAAVLRVIRHMAQGADVSGLFPEMVKASAAADVVQKKLVSLYVRAQAPRQPQLALLAVNTLRKDCAHPSPAVRGLALRSMCGLRMPGIQEYLQQPLLSGLRDKASYVRRAAVLGCAKMLKLQGDSEVDGALVNELYSLLRDQDPIVVVNCLRALEEILKKEGGVVINKPIAHHLLNRMADLDQWGQSEVLTFLLRYRPRSEEELFDILNLLDGYLKSSSPSVVMAATKLFLVLAREYPHVQADVLVRVKGPLLSACTSESRELCFTALCHVRQILGSLPGHFSSHYKKFFCSYSEPHYIKCQKMEVLCELVNDENVQQVLEELKGYCTDVSVELAQGAIFAIAVVQAFRDLVWLCPQCTDAVCRALPSCEDAIQDSEGKRALIWLLGAHGEKVPNAPYVLEEFVENVKSEMFPAVKMELLTALVRLFLSRPAECQDMLGRLLYYCIEEEMDMAVRDRGLFYYRLLQSGVEEVKWVLCSPKSDPSLGLLEDQTERPVNTWASEFNTLAPVYGRERWALVTAHQPAEPSYACSSCTDSRNSDTESLISEGSKEVLKVHPNTGSLTLIPDVYLTAEQFEKTWLSLDMSCHLSLPWCGTVHPDTIQTALHVVHIQTIAMSKAGVQPWKAYLSAQDDAGCLFLTELLLEAADSEMQVSVKQSEAKPEALQTFISALRTVMGAVAGLGS encoded by the exons ATGCCGTACCTGGGCGGCGAGGAGGCGCTGCGGGAGCTCCGCCGGGCCCTGGCCAACCCGCACGTGCAGGCGGACCGGCTGCGGTACCGCGCCGCCGTCCTGCGCGTCATCCG GCACATGGCGCAGGGCGCGGACGTGTCGGGGCTGTTCCCGGAGATGGTGAAGGCCAGCGCGGCGGCCGACgtggtgcagaagaagctggtgTCGCTGTACGTGCGGGCGCAGGCCCCGCGGCAGCCGCAGCTGGCGCTGCTGGCCGTCAACACGCTGCGCAAGGACTGCGCCCACCCCAGCCCCGCCGTGCGGGGGCTCGCCCTCCGCAGCATGTGCGGCCTCAG gatGCCCGGCATTCAGGAGTACCTCCAGCAGCCCCTCCTCAGCGGCCTGCGGGACAAGGCCTCCTACGTGCGGAGAGCGGCCGTGCTCGGCTGCGCCAAGATGCTGAAGCTGCAGGGGGACTCCGAAGTGG ATGGTGCGTTGGTGAATGAGCTATACAGTTTGCTTCGTGATCAGGATCCTATTGTAGTCGTGAATTGTCTGAGGGCCTTAGAAGAGATCttgaagaaggagggaggagtTGTCATCAACAAACCCATTGCCCATCATCTCCTCaacag GATGGCTGATCTGGATCAGTGGGGGCAAAGTGAGGTGCTTACCTTCCTTCTGCGTTACAGACCCCGCAGTGAGGAGGAACTCTTCGACATACTCAATTTACTGGATGGCTATCTCAAAAGCAGCAGCCCCAGCGTTGTGATGGCAGCCACCAAGCTTTTCCTAGTGCTGGCCAGGGAGTACCCACATGTGCAGGCAGATGTTTTGGTGAGAGTGAAGGGACCGCTGCTGTCTGCCTGCACTTCTGAGAGCAGGGAGCTCTGCTTCACTGCGCTGTGCCATGTGCGTCAGATCCTTGGTAGCCTTCCTGGCCATTTTAGCAGCCACTACAAAAAGTTCTTCTGTTCGTATTCAGAGCCCCACTACATCAAATGCCAGAAGATGGAGGTGTTGTGTGAGCTGGTGAATGACGAAAACGTACAGCAAGTGCTGGAGGAGCTGAAGGGCTATTGCACTGATGTATCGGTAGAGCTTGCCCAAGGGGCGATCTTCGCCATAG CGGTAGTACAGGCTTTTCGGGACCTGGTTTGGCTGTGTCCCCAGTGCACGGATGCAGTGTGTCGGGCACTGCCTAGCTGTGAGGACGCCATCCAGGACAGTGAG GGCAAGCGCGCGCTGATCTGGCTCCTGGGCGCACATGGTGAGAAAGTACCGAATGCCCCCTATGTTTTAGAGGAGTTTGTGGAGAACGTGAAATCAGAGATGTTCCCAGCAGTGAAGATGGAGCTTCTGACAGCATTGGTGCGACTTTTCCTGTCTCGTCCTGCTGAGTGTCAGGACATGCTAGGGAGACTGCTCTATTACTGCATAG AGGAGGAGATGGATATGGCAGTACGAGACCGTGGATTGTTCTACTATCGCCTTTTGCAGTCTGGTGTGGAAGAAGTGAAATGGGTCCTGTGTAGCCCCAAGTCTGACCCCTCTCTGGGGCTCCTGGAAGACCAAACTGAGCGACCTGTGAATACATGGGCTTCAGAGTTTAATACTCTTGCACCAGTTTATGGCAGAGAACGCTGGGCACTCGTCACTGCTCACCAGCCAGCAGAACCCTCTTACGCTTGTTCTTCTTGTACTGACTCCAGGAACAGCGACACAG AGTCACTGATTTCTGAAGGGAGTAAAGAAGTCCTCAAGGTTCATCCCAATACAGGCAGCCTGACCTTAATTCCTGATGTTTACCTGACTGCAGAACAGTTTGAGAAGACCTGGCTGAGCTTGGACATGAGCTgccacctctccctgccctggtgtGGGACTGTTCATCCGGATACCATACAGACGGCTCTTCACGTTGTCCACATCCAGACTATTGCTATGAGCAAAGCTGGCGTCCAGCCGTGGAAAGCTTATCTCAGTGCTCAGGATGACGCAGGTTGCCTCTTCCTAACAGAGCTTTTGCTTGAGGCGGCAGATTCAGAGATGCAGGTTTCAGTGAAGCAGAGTGAGGCAAAGCCGGAGGCACTGCAAACCTTTATTTCGGCGTTAAGGACGGTCATGGGGGCAGTTGCCGGACTGGGGTCCTGA
- the AP4B1 gene encoding AP-4 complex subunit beta-1 isoform X1, with amino-acid sequence MPYLGGEEALRELRRALANPHVQADRLRYRAAVLRVIRHMAQGADVSGLFPEMVKASAAADVVQKKLVSLYVRAQAPRQPQLALLAVNTLRKDCAHPSPAVRGLALRSMCGLRMPGIQEYLQQPLLSGLRDKASYVRRAAVLGCAKMLKLQGDSEVDGALVNELYSLLRDQDPIVVVNCLRALEEILKKEGGVVINKPIAHHLLNRMADLDQWGQSEVLTFLLRYRPRSEEELFDILNLLDGYLKSSSPSVVMAATKLFLVLAREYPHVQADVLVRVKGPLLSACTSESRELCFTALCHVRQILGSLPGHFSSHYKKFFCSYSEPHYIKCQKMEVLCELVNDENVQQVLEELKGYCTDVSVELAQGAIFAIGNIARTYTEQCVGILTELLGLQQEHITSAVVQAFRDLVWLCPQCTDAVCRALPSCEDAIQDSEGKRALIWLLGAHGEKVPNAPYVLEEFVENVKSEMFPAVKMELLTALVRLFLSRPAECQDMLGRLLYYCIEEEMDMAVRDRGLFYYRLLQSGVEEVKWVLCSPKSDPSLGLLEDQTERPVNTWASEFNTLAPVYGRERWALVTAHQPAEPSYACSSCTDSRNSDTESLISEGSKEVLKVHPNTGSLTLIPDVYLTAEQFEKTWLSLDMSCHLSLPWCGTVHPDTIQTALHVVHIQTIAMSKAGVQPWKAYLSAQDDAGCLFLTELLLEAADSEMQVSVKQSEAKPEALQTFISALRTVMGAVAGLGS; translated from the exons ATGCCGTACCTGGGCGGCGAGGAGGCGCTGCGGGAGCTCCGCCGGGCCCTGGCCAACCCGCACGTGCAGGCGGACCGGCTGCGGTACCGCGCCGCCGTCCTGCGCGTCATCCG GCACATGGCGCAGGGCGCGGACGTGTCGGGGCTGTTCCCGGAGATGGTGAAGGCCAGCGCGGCGGCCGACgtggtgcagaagaagctggtgTCGCTGTACGTGCGGGCGCAGGCCCCGCGGCAGCCGCAGCTGGCGCTGCTGGCCGTCAACACGCTGCGCAAGGACTGCGCCCACCCCAGCCCCGCCGTGCGGGGGCTCGCCCTCCGCAGCATGTGCGGCCTCAG gatGCCCGGCATTCAGGAGTACCTCCAGCAGCCCCTCCTCAGCGGCCTGCGGGACAAGGCCTCCTACGTGCGGAGAGCGGCCGTGCTCGGCTGCGCCAAGATGCTGAAGCTGCAGGGGGACTCCGAAGTGG ATGGTGCGTTGGTGAATGAGCTATACAGTTTGCTTCGTGATCAGGATCCTATTGTAGTCGTGAATTGTCTGAGGGCCTTAGAAGAGATCttgaagaaggagggaggagtTGTCATCAACAAACCCATTGCCCATCATCTCCTCaacag GATGGCTGATCTGGATCAGTGGGGGCAAAGTGAGGTGCTTACCTTCCTTCTGCGTTACAGACCCCGCAGTGAGGAGGAACTCTTCGACATACTCAATTTACTGGATGGCTATCTCAAAAGCAGCAGCCCCAGCGTTGTGATGGCAGCCACCAAGCTTTTCCTAGTGCTGGCCAGGGAGTACCCACATGTGCAGGCAGATGTTTTGGTGAGAGTGAAGGGACCGCTGCTGTCTGCCTGCACTTCTGAGAGCAGGGAGCTCTGCTTCACTGCGCTGTGCCATGTGCGTCAGATCCTTGGTAGCCTTCCTGGCCATTTTAGCAGCCACTACAAAAAGTTCTTCTGTTCGTATTCAGAGCCCCACTACATCAAATGCCAGAAGATGGAGGTGTTGTGTGAGCTGGTGAATGACGAAAACGTACAGCAAGTGCTGGAGGAGCTGAAGGGCTATTGCACTGATGTATCGGTAGAGCTTGCCCAAGGGGCGATCTTCGCCATAG GCAATATTGCTAGGACGTACACAGAACAGTGCGTAGGGATTCTGACAGAGCTCCTGGGGCTTCAGCAGGAACATATCACTTCAG CGGTAGTACAGGCTTTTCGGGACCTGGTTTGGCTGTGTCCCCAGTGCACGGATGCAGTGTGTCGGGCACTGCCTAGCTGTGAGGACGCCATCCAGGACAGTGAG GGCAAGCGCGCGCTGATCTGGCTCCTGGGCGCACATGGTGAGAAAGTACCGAATGCCCCCTATGTTTTAGAGGAGTTTGTGGAGAACGTGAAATCAGAGATGTTCCCAGCAGTGAAGATGGAGCTTCTGACAGCATTGGTGCGACTTTTCCTGTCTCGTCCTGCTGAGTGTCAGGACATGCTAGGGAGACTGCTCTATTACTGCATAG AGGAGGAGATGGATATGGCAGTACGAGACCGTGGATTGTTCTACTATCGCCTTTTGCAGTCTGGTGTGGAAGAAGTGAAATGGGTCCTGTGTAGCCCCAAGTCTGACCCCTCTCTGGGGCTCCTGGAAGACCAAACTGAGCGACCTGTGAATACATGGGCTTCAGAGTTTAATACTCTTGCACCAGTTTATGGCAGAGAACGCTGGGCACTCGTCACTGCTCACCAGCCAGCAGAACCCTCTTACGCTTGTTCTTCTTGTACTGACTCCAGGAACAGCGACACAG AGTCACTGATTTCTGAAGGGAGTAAAGAAGTCCTCAAGGTTCATCCCAATACAGGCAGCCTGACCTTAATTCCTGATGTTTACCTGACTGCAGAACAGTTTGAGAAGACCTGGCTGAGCTTGGACATGAGCTgccacctctccctgccctggtgtGGGACTGTTCATCCGGATACCATACAGACGGCTCTTCACGTTGTCCACATCCAGACTATTGCTATGAGCAAAGCTGGCGTCCAGCCGTGGAAAGCTTATCTCAGTGCTCAGGATGACGCAGGTTGCCTCTTCCTAACAGAGCTTTTGCTTGAGGCGGCAGATTCAGAGATGCAGGTTTCAGTGAAGCAGAGTGAGGCAAAGCCGGAGGCACTGCAAACCTTTATTTCGGCGTTAAGGACGGTCATGGGGGCAGTTGCCGGACTGGGGTCCTGA
- the AP4B1 gene encoding AP-4 complex subunit beta-1 isoform X4: protein MPYLGGEEALRELRRALANPHVQADRLRYRAAVLRVIRMPGIQEYLQQPLLSGLRDKASYVRRAAVLGCAKMLKLQGDSEVDGALVNELYSLLRDQDPIVVVNCLRALEEILKKEGGVVINKPIAHHLLNRMADLDQWGQSEVLTFLLRYRPRSEEELFDILNLLDGYLKSSSPSVVMAATKLFLVLAREYPHVQADVLVRVKGPLLSACTSESRELCFTALCHVRQILGSLPGHFSSHYKKFFCSYSEPHYIKCQKMEVLCELVNDENVQQVLEELKGYCTDVSVELAQGAIFAIGNIARTYTEQCVGILTELLGLQQEHITSAVVQAFRDLVWLCPQCTDAVCRALPSCEDAIQDSEGKRALIWLLGAHGEKVPNAPYVLEEFVENVKSEMFPAVKMELLTALVRLFLSRPAECQDMLGRLLYYCIEEEMDMAVRDRGLFYYRLLQSGVEEVKWVLCSPKSDPSLGLLEDQTERPVNTWASEFNTLAPVYGRERWALVTAHQPAEPSYACSSCTDSRNSDTESLISEGSKEVLKVHPNTGSLTLIPDVYLTAEQFEKTWLSLDMSCHLSLPWCGTVHPDTIQTALHVVHIQTIAMSKAGVQPWKAYLSAQDDAGCLFLTELLLEAADSEMQVSVKQSEAKPEALQTFISALRTVMGAVAGLGS, encoded by the exons ATGCCGTACCTGGGCGGCGAGGAGGCGCTGCGGGAGCTCCGCCGGGCCCTGGCCAACCCGCACGTGCAGGCGGACCGGCTGCGGTACCGCGCCGCCGTCCTGCGCGTCATCCG gatGCCCGGCATTCAGGAGTACCTCCAGCAGCCCCTCCTCAGCGGCCTGCGGGACAAGGCCTCCTACGTGCGGAGAGCGGCCGTGCTCGGCTGCGCCAAGATGCTGAAGCTGCAGGGGGACTCCGAAGTGG ATGGTGCGTTGGTGAATGAGCTATACAGTTTGCTTCGTGATCAGGATCCTATTGTAGTCGTGAATTGTCTGAGGGCCTTAGAAGAGATCttgaagaaggagggaggagtTGTCATCAACAAACCCATTGCCCATCATCTCCTCaacag GATGGCTGATCTGGATCAGTGGGGGCAAAGTGAGGTGCTTACCTTCCTTCTGCGTTACAGACCCCGCAGTGAGGAGGAACTCTTCGACATACTCAATTTACTGGATGGCTATCTCAAAAGCAGCAGCCCCAGCGTTGTGATGGCAGCCACCAAGCTTTTCCTAGTGCTGGCCAGGGAGTACCCACATGTGCAGGCAGATGTTTTGGTGAGAGTGAAGGGACCGCTGCTGTCTGCCTGCACTTCTGAGAGCAGGGAGCTCTGCTTCACTGCGCTGTGCCATGTGCGTCAGATCCTTGGTAGCCTTCCTGGCCATTTTAGCAGCCACTACAAAAAGTTCTTCTGTTCGTATTCAGAGCCCCACTACATCAAATGCCAGAAGATGGAGGTGTTGTGTGAGCTGGTGAATGACGAAAACGTACAGCAAGTGCTGGAGGAGCTGAAGGGCTATTGCACTGATGTATCGGTAGAGCTTGCCCAAGGGGCGATCTTCGCCATAG GCAATATTGCTAGGACGTACACAGAACAGTGCGTAGGGATTCTGACAGAGCTCCTGGGGCTTCAGCAGGAACATATCACTTCAG CGGTAGTACAGGCTTTTCGGGACCTGGTTTGGCTGTGTCCCCAGTGCACGGATGCAGTGTGTCGGGCACTGCCTAGCTGTGAGGACGCCATCCAGGACAGTGAG GGCAAGCGCGCGCTGATCTGGCTCCTGGGCGCACATGGTGAGAAAGTACCGAATGCCCCCTATGTTTTAGAGGAGTTTGTGGAGAACGTGAAATCAGAGATGTTCCCAGCAGTGAAGATGGAGCTTCTGACAGCATTGGTGCGACTTTTCCTGTCTCGTCCTGCTGAGTGTCAGGACATGCTAGGGAGACTGCTCTATTACTGCATAG AGGAGGAGATGGATATGGCAGTACGAGACCGTGGATTGTTCTACTATCGCCTTTTGCAGTCTGGTGTGGAAGAAGTGAAATGGGTCCTGTGTAGCCCCAAGTCTGACCCCTCTCTGGGGCTCCTGGAAGACCAAACTGAGCGACCTGTGAATACATGGGCTTCAGAGTTTAATACTCTTGCACCAGTTTATGGCAGAGAACGCTGGGCACTCGTCACTGCTCACCAGCCAGCAGAACCCTCTTACGCTTGTTCTTCTTGTACTGACTCCAGGAACAGCGACACAG AGTCACTGATTTCTGAAGGGAGTAAAGAAGTCCTCAAGGTTCATCCCAATACAGGCAGCCTGACCTTAATTCCTGATGTTTACCTGACTGCAGAACAGTTTGAGAAGACCTGGCTGAGCTTGGACATGAGCTgccacctctccctgccctggtgtGGGACTGTTCATCCGGATACCATACAGACGGCTCTTCACGTTGTCCACATCCAGACTATTGCTATGAGCAAAGCTGGCGTCCAGCCGTGGAAAGCTTATCTCAGTGCTCAGGATGACGCAGGTTGCCTCTTCCTAACAGAGCTTTTGCTTGAGGCGGCAGATTCAGAGATGCAGGTTTCAGTGAAGCAGAGTGAGGCAAAGCCGGAGGCACTGCAAACCTTTATTTCGGCGTTAAGGACGGTCATGGGGGCAGTTGCCGGACTGGGGTCCTGA
- the BCL2L15 gene encoding bcl-2-like protein 15 → MATFEEQTECIVEALFSDLTGEDGSDCRSLETDSGDPVQSAGEPPTRFDPVVVASRLRQMGDQCNMDFEKVSSEALAEVLKGKMEKFGAAVDSLSRSWSNQNPELVYERVFLSVSVKLLMHVAKKVPSMVQPSQLINVINGNSQVRSYIEACGGWENLDN, encoded by the exons ATGGCAACCTTCGAGGAGCAGACAGAATGCATCGTGGAAGCCTTGTTCTCTGACCTCACAGGTGAAGATGGGAGTGACTGCCGGAGCCTGGAGACAGACTCGGGAG ACCCTGTGCAGTCTGCAGGAGAGCCTCCAACCAGGTTTGACCCAGTCGTGGTCGCCAGTCGCCTGCGGCAGATGGGGGACCAGTGCAACATGGATTTTGAAAAGGTTTCCTCAGAGGCTCTTGCTGAAGTGCTCAAGGGGAAG ATGGAGAAGTTTGGGGCTGCCGTGGACTCtctcagcaggagctggagtAACCAGAACCCCGAGCTGGTCTATGAGagagtttttctctctgtttctgtgaAATTGCTAATGCATGTTGCTAAGAAAGTCCCATCTATGGTGCAGCCCAGCCAACTCATAAATGTGATCAATGGAAATTCTCAAGTGAGAAGCTACATTGAGGCCTGCGGCGGATGG gagAACTTGGACAATTGA